CATGTTTAATATCAGATACATTGTATGTTGGATAAAATCGATTGACTAATTTTCCTCCATGAGGGATACTTCTTGTCAATTTTGTTACCTCCAATTTTTTCTCTTTAATTATGAAGCCCACATTCTGTTTTTTCTTTATTGATCCAACGCCCTGCCCGCAAATTGGTTCCTTCCAACACTTTAGCGGTACATGGTTCACAACCAATACTCGGATAATGTTGGTCATGGAGTTGATTGTATGGAATTTGATGAATACGAATATAGGACCAGACATCTTCCCATGACCAGTCAATTAAAGGACAAATTTTTATTTTTTCAAATTTATCATCTTTGTTAATATAATTGATGTTTTTCCTTGTGGAAGACTGTTCACGGCGAAGACCAGTCATCCAGGCATCATGATTGGTTAAAACTTTTTTCAAAGGCTGAATTTTACGTAGGTAACAACAAAGATTCGGATTTTTCTCCCACAAACGGTCACCATAATTTGCGTTTTGCTGATTGACAGAAATATCAGATTTTATCATTTCAATCTTTAAAGTCGGGTATTTTTCTTTTATTCGATCGATTAATTCGTATGTTTCGTTAAAATGCAAATCCGTATCAA
This sequence is a window from Bacillus sp. (in: firmicutes). Protein-coding genes within it:
- a CDS encoding phosphoadenylyl-sulfate reductase; the protein is MGSTLTYDRWDQDYVQQLQNGFKDFVDVIKWAYKEYEEKMIYACSFGAEGVVLVDIISKINPFAKIIFLDTDLHFNETYELIDRIKEKYPTLKIEMIKSDISVNQQNANYGDRLWEKNPNLCCYLRKIQPLKKVLTNHDAWMTGLRREQSSTRKNINYINKDDKFEKIKICPLIDWSWEDVWSYIRIHQIPYNQLHDQHYPSIGCEPCTAKVLEGTNLRAGRWINKEKTECGLHN